In Actinoplanes lobatus, the DNA window GAACACGAACACGGCGAGGCGGCGGCGCACTGACCAACCCGAGAAGCGATGTCGGACATGCCGCTCCTCCCAGCGTTCATAGGCAGCCTTGACTACCCTCCACCGCACCCATCGATCGACCCTCGTGATCATCCGGGAACGATACGCATCTTGGTCAACTTCCGTCGAACGCGTTACCTCTTCCTGAGCATGCGGTGCGGCGGTGCCAGCAAGGCCTAGAACAACTGCGCCTATCGTTGGACCAAACCAAGCTGCCGCCTCAACTCCTGCATTGATGCCTTCAGAAGTTCCTGCTCGAAAGCCTGCGGGCTGTCAATATTGGGCTTATATTCGGCCATCAGAGAGTGCGCGCGATCGTACCACTTGCGTAGCGCAATCGACGTGGCTTCGTCAAGTCGGCCATCGATGAGGCCGTGACGAATTATGACGTCTAACTCTTGGCTCATTAGATCGTCCTTGGGCCTTTGCGGATTTGTCCAGTCGTCCGCGACAATCGGGCGTAGGCGCAGCGCCTTCCGGTTCCAATGCATGAGAATGTCGAGGTCGACGGTAAAGTGATCTGGCATCTCCTCAGGCCAGAGGTGGCGCCACGCCGCGCGCTGCCCAGACCATGGCGTGGAGCCTACCTTCGGAAGCATTTCCGGATAGAGATAGCCGCAGACTGGCGCAAAAAAACCGTGGAGCCACATCTGCGGATACAGGGGACGCCAATACAGATCGGTGACACACGCGTCGGCAATGCCGCTTAGGATTGGCTCAAGCAAGATCGTTGATAGCGGTCGGTCGCCGAAGTACTGCATGTCGCCATCGATTAGACAGACAATGTCGCCTGACGTACTTGCCAGTCCAGCCTTTATGGCTGCGCCTTTACCAATCGGTGCTTCAATGACCCGAGCGTCGGTCTTCTGCGCTTCGGCCACCGTCCCATCGGTGCATCCGCTTGCGCTAACGAGCACCTCGCCGCCGATCCCAAGAAGCGACAAGCCCTGGCGCGCCTCAGCAACAACACTGGCAATCGTGGCTTCTTCATTGTGCGCTGGGATTACGATGCTGACGGTTGCCTTGGAGCTGCTGATCGTCCGATTAGGAACCAAATCGAGCCCGAGGGCAGGATCAATCTCCGGCCGCTTAACCATTTCCTCAACTTCCCTTCGCGTATGACTGATGACCCGCCGGCCACCGATCCAAGGACTCCGTAAACACCAGATCCACCCTGTCAGCAGGGTATGTGGCATCGGAAAGCTCAACGACTCTTCCATCGGTGTCTACGGAGCGACTTCGCACCCACATCAACGGCACGCCTGGATCAATTCCCCAACGCGCACGATCGGCTGGCGTCGGCTCCGTCGCTGTAACCGATCTGACAAATCGCTCTATCTCAATCCCGACGGTATAGAGCTGATGCTGATGCCCTCCAGGCCACGGCTCTAGATCCTCTCTCAGGAGATCAGGATTTCCTGAGATGAGGCTCACGGGGATGTAGGAGGTGCTCCATGCAATTCGGAGACCGGT includes these proteins:
- a CDS encoding glycosyltransferase; this encodes MVKRPEIDPALGLDLVPNRTISSSKATVSIVIPAHNEEATIASVVAEARQGLSLLGIGGEVLVSASGCTDGTVAEAQKTDARVIEAPIGKGAAIKAGLASTSGDIVCLIDGDMQYFGDRPLSTILLEPILSGIADACVTDLYWRPLYPQMWLHGFFAPVCGYLYPEMLPKVGSTPWSGQRAAWRHLWPEEMPDHFTVDLDILMHWNRKALRLRPIVADDWTNPQRPKDDLMSQELDVIIRHGLIDGRLDEATSIALRKWYDRAHSLMAEYKPNIDSPQAFEQELLKASMQELRRQLGLVQR